TCACCGACGGACGCGAGCGTATAATGGTCGGCATTTTGTCAGTGGTCGGGGAGTGCAGCGTGATCTTGTCCTTCCGCCAGTCGGGCTGGTACTGATCCGAATACATCCGGAAAATTGTATTCATATCCGGCGGAAGCGCCGATTTCGTCCGTCGTCGAGAGAGCGCCAACAACTTGGCGGTCGGTGGGTGCACGATTTTCTCGGGCTTGTGCTTTCGAGCCCAACCGTGCGTCTCCGCGTTACTGATGTCGTTCAGGACCATCTGTCTGGCGTCTTTGCCTTCGTAGACCGTCTCCCCTCGGACAACATCGAAGCTATCACTTCGGTTCGCCCAGGAGTTGAGCAAATTAAAGGGCACCGTGTGTCGACACACTGGGGTAAGCGATCTTTGGTACATAGTCATTTCCCGCGAAAATGCCGGCGCGCTCGGGGGAGCCACCATGCGCCTGGCCGGAACCGGCACGTGGTGGGAGCTCTTCTGTGTCCACTCGTTAGCGTTCAAATAGGTTTCCTCGTCCCTCAGGGCTGGTGAAGCCTGACCGTGGATCAGGAGATGGTGTGCAGAGACGAAGTGTCCGTTCCTGCAGGCTACCAATAGTGCGGTGTAGCCCAGCTTGTTCCGTGTGTCAATGTCCAGTCCAAATTTAACGAACAGCTCGCTGAGTAATTTCACGATATTCGGATTGCCGCTGGCTGCGGCGTGGTGCAGCGGAGTGTTACCGTCGTTGTCACCATCGTTAATGTACAGAATATCTGTCCTAAGGATTTCATCGACGATTTTCTCTTTACCCGACACGCACGCCATGGCCAGGGCCGTTCGACCCATATTATCCCGAATGCTCAGATTAGCACCGGCGGAAACGAAAATCTTCGCCATCTTTGAGCCCGGCTCGTCGTCGATCATTGACGTCAGCATGAGTGGCGTCCTGCCGTAGACGTCTTTCACGTTGACGCTGACGCCATGTTTCTCCACGAGGAGGCGCGCCTGGTGCAGACGCCCGTCCAAGACCGCCTGATGGAGCGCTGTCTTTACGAGACGCTTGGGGATCGGCGGCGGTGAGACCGGAAGAACTGTATGCGACATCTGAAATGAAAGAATAGGGCATGGTCAGGGGATATTTAACTTGCTACAACCAAGTCCTCGCCAATTTCCACCGTTATGTTTTTTATCATGCTGCTCTAGCGCGTTCTGGAACATGTTGTTATATACTAGTATGGCGCTAGGTCTAAATTAAGTTCAGCTGCGAGTTTACATTATTCATAAACGACTTTAAATATGTGGGCTAATAAAACGTTTCGCCTTCAAATAAAGTTTGTCAAAGCGTATATTATTAATGTGGTAGTGTTGTTGTGGTTGAGGGATGCAAGTGTCTCTATGTGTGGTTGTGgcaatagcagtagtagaagtagtcatagttggatgttttttgttgtttttcgcCGTTATCAACATTATTTCAGTCATACCACGGCGGTCAGTTCACCAACACACACTGTCTTGGGATAGATAGTTATTTGTAATTGTAGTAAATGTAGTAGTTGTAGGAGAAGAATCAACCGTTCGAACTATAGTAGTATGATAATCAGAAACAGCGGCCGCATCAGCAGCAGCACCTTATATAGCTGTTCACAAAAGGCATTTACACAATATGTGTTTGTCACAAATTGGACAAATGAAAAAGAAAGATGCTCAGAATTTGCTACTCGTTAAAAAATTTATTTGCGATAAAGGCGACTCCTTCGAGGCACCAACACATGCGCAACTCTCATACTCTTACCGGTCTGACAGGCAGTTTAGGAATGCTTGGTTGAGTGGTTGTGATCTCCGAATCATCCGGGAAATAGTTCCCTTGCATCCGTATAGTTTTAACAAATCCAACCTTGTTTTCTTGTTCCGCCAttgttttaatcgattaaaatgtattcttttatGTAAAATTCAACCGCTATAACACTTATCTTTCAATATGTTAAACGTTAACTTTTAGAATTGTTTAAACAATAAGTCGCTTCTTCAAATTATTGTATCCAATAGTTAAAGTGCGTGTTAATGGCAATTTGCTATAAATGGAACCTTTGGAAAGCACGAAATCCATTTCCACAACACACTATCATCTTTCAATATATCTTATATTTCAATGAGCGTTGATTGTAAAAATCCTGCATGTGTTTCTTTGCGTATATAAGTCCCGTTTCTTTACCAATTGCCCACTTCAAAGAGTTCAAAATGAAACGCTAtcaatttttcaatttatttcataTCGCTAAGAATGCTCAACACTAAGAGCTTGTATATCTCTGCATAATAGTCGATAAATGCAGTTAAATGATCGTCTATCAGATGTATGgggaaaatcaaattaaattcagTTTAACAAATTGGAATCCATTAAGCGCTGTTTGTCATAAACGGAATCAAACGTTAAAATCAGTAGTGTATGGTATTTAGCCCACCAATGGTCTGCTCGTTTAAATCAAGACTGTTTAATTGAGGATTAACGATCAAAAGATCAATTAAAACAATAGATAACAATATAAATGTCATCGTTGCGACCGTGGACAACATGTAGATGTTTGTAACAATTATCGCTATCATGTACATCTCTGTGCTggattttaaattcaatttaaatgcaCATCAATAGCACACGCGTACGTAAAACGATATTCTATTGTAACACTCCTCATTGTTCAACAAATTGCGCTCTTTAAGATGAACCGGCGTTCATTGTCAAGCCATGAACgatttttaaacaaaacgtttTGCAGACGAAAATGTATTATACTTGGCAAGCCAATGTCTCTAACGCGGATAAGTTAGGTCGATTTACACGTAattacaacactttccacataacAACTatgaatttaatgtatttatttgtcgGTTGTGATTTAGAAACAACCTTTTGACTTTTTGTAGCAGTGAACTGATCTCTTTTATTGACGCCGACGCATAACAGAAGTTTCAATTAGGCCGGTGATAAAAAATTCTTGGTTTCTTACGTACTACACGAGGATTGTTCCACAAAGGCCCGAATGTATACAGTTTTCTTTGGTCACACGATTTGGTATACGGTCGTCTTATAATACAGTTATAATTTTACCAAGTTTTTACGCTTGAACTAGAAAGCTTCACTTTAGTATGCATATCGGTAGGACTTTGTATACACTTGTTATAATTACTAGAAAGATTTTTTACATACCTCACGTGGACTTTGACGTTGTGAATGTAATGCAGACACCATATTAAAGCCGATATTTTCAACAATTACGAAATacttaaatattgatatatttgtataaaaGATTG
This sequence is a window from Dreissena polymorpha isolate Duluth1 chromosome 16, UMN_Dpol_1.0, whole genome shotgun sequence. Protein-coding genes within it:
- the LOC127861915 gene encoding ankyrin repeat domain-containing protein 17-like isoform X1; the encoded protein is MAEQENKVGFVKTIRMQGNYFPDDSEITTTQPSIPKLPVRPMSHTVLPVSPPPIPKRLVKTALHQAVLDGRLHQARLLVEKHGVSVNVKDVYGRTPLMLTSMIDDEPGSKMAKIFVSAGANLSIRDNMGRTALAMACVSGKEKIVDEILRTDILYINDGDNDGNTPLHHAAASGNPNIVKLLSELFVKFGLDIDTRNKLGYTALLVACRNGHFVSAHHLLIHGQASPALRDEETYLNANEWTQKSSHHVPVPARRMVAPPSAPAFSREMTMYQRSLTPVCRHTVPFNLLNSWANRSDSFDVVRGETVYEGKDARQMVLNDISNAETHGWARKHKPEKIVHPPTAKLLALSRRRTKSALPPDMNTIFRMYSDQYQPDWRKDKITLHSPTTDKMPTIIRSRPSVTVGS
- the LOC127861915 gene encoding ankyrin repeat and SAM domain-containing protein 3-like isoform X3; the encoded protein is MSHTVLPVSPPPIPKRLVKTALHQAVLDGRLHQARLLVEKHGVSVNVKDVYGRTPLMLTSMIDDEPGSKMAKIFVSAGANLSIRDNMGRTALAMACVSGKEKIVDEILRTDILYINDGDNDGNTPLHHAAASGNPNIVKLLSELFVKFGLDIDTRNKLGYTALLVACRNGHFVSAHHLLIHGQASPALRDEETYLNANEWTQKSSHHVPVPARRMVAPPSAPAFSREMTMYQRSLTPVCRHTVPFNLLNSWANRSDSFDVVRGETVYEGKDARQMVLNDISNAETHGWARKHKPEKIVHPPTAKLLALSRRRTKSALPPDMNTIFRMYSDQYQPDWRKDKITLHSPTTDKMPTIIRSRPSVTVGS
- the LOC127861915 gene encoding ankyrin repeat domain-containing protein 17-like isoform X2, encoding MLGRTLSMRYLKPIRRKKKKPNPDKMSHTVLPVSPPPIPKRLVKTALHQAVLDGRLHQARLLVEKHGVSVNVKDVYGRTPLMLTSMIDDEPGSKMAKIFVSAGANLSIRDNMGRTALAMACVSGKEKIVDEILRTDILYINDGDNDGNTPLHHAAASGNPNIVKLLSELFVKFGLDIDTRNKLGYTALLVACRNGHFVSAHHLLIHGQASPALRDEETYLNANEWTQKSSHHVPVPARRMVAPPSAPAFSREMTMYQRSLTPVCRHTVPFNLLNSWANRSDSFDVVRGETVYEGKDARQMVLNDISNAETHGWARKHKPEKIVHPPTAKLLALSRRRTKSALPPDMNTIFRMYSDQYQPDWRKDKITLHSPTTDKMPTIIRSRPSVTVGS